Below is a genomic region from Streptomyces roseoviridis.
GCCGGGGCGGGCCCTGACCTGGGACCAGGCCCGCTCGTACCGCTAGCCGTGGGGAGTGGCTGTGACAGGGCTCGGGGCAGGGACCGGAGCAGGAGCAGGGGCAGGGGCAGGGGCAGGAATCGGTTCGGGGGCCGGGTCGGGGACCAGCGGGGGAGCCGGGTCGGGGGCCGGGGTCGGCGCGGCAGCCGAGCAGCAGGCGGGCGGGGCGGCGGGGACCGCGTTCGGGACGGAGCGGCCGATCAGGGTCGTGATCGCCGACGACGAGCCGTTGATCAGGGCCGGAATCCGGATGATCCTCACCTCCGATCCGCAGATCGAGGTCGTCGCCGAGGCCGTGAACGGCCGCGAGGCCATCGACCTGGCGCGCGCCCACGCGGCCGACGTGGTGCTGCTCGACATCCAGATGCCCGTGCTCGACGGCCTGTCCGCCCTGCCGGAGCTGCGTCGGGCCGCACCCATGACCAAGGTAATCGTGCTGACGACCTTCGGCGAGCGGGAGAACGTGCTGCGCGCCCTCGAACACGGCGGAGCCGGGTTCCTCCTGAAGGACACCGCGCCGGCCGAGCTGATCCGCGCCGTGCGGGCCGCTGCCGCGGGTGACGCGTACCTCTCCCCCGCCGCCACCCGGCATGTGGTGGAGCAGCTCGCCTCGGGCCGGGAGGCGGCGCGCGCGGAGGAGGCCAGGCGGCGGCTGACCGCGCTCAGCGAGCGTGAGCGCGAGGTCCTCGCGCTGCTGGGCGAGGGGCTCTCCAACGCCGACGCCGGCCGGCGGCTGCACATGAGCGAGGCCACGGTGAAGACGTATGTGAGCCGGATCCTGGCCAAGCTGAACTGCGAGAACCGGGTGCAGGCGGCGCTGCTGGCCCGGGACGCCCGCCTCTAGGCCGCCGGGGCCTCTTTCCTGTTCAGGGCTCCTCGTGGGCGCTTCGCGCGGGGGCGGCGGGGGCGTCGGTGTCACCCGCCGCGTTGTAGCGGAGCAGATAGGACGCGAACGCGGCGAGGTCCTCGGGCGACCAGTCCTTGAGGCGTTCCTCGTACGCGGCGAGCCGGCTGGCCTGGGTGGAGGCGAGGACCTGGGTCCCGGCCTCCGTCGGGTGCAGCACCTGGACCCGGTGGTCGTCGGGGTCGGGCCGCCGCTCGACCAGGCCCAGCTTCTCCAGGGCGGCGACCTGGCGGCTGACCGTCGACTTGTCCAGCAGGTAGTGGGCCGCGAGATCGGTGGCCCGGCAGCCGTGCCGGTCGTCGATGTGGGCCAGGAGCGTGTACGAGACCAGCGGCAGCTCGGGATGCAGCCGGGCCGCGGCGGCCCGTGCCCGGCGGGCGAAGGCCGTCAGCTCCCGCTGGATGGTGTCGAGGGATGTCTCCCGCCCGCCCTCGCTCATGGTGCGCTCCTCGTCGCCGGGGGCCGGACGCCGGCTGGCCCGACCCACACTTTCAGTTGTATAGTACAACGGTTATTTAGTTGTAAAAGCCAACCATGGAGGTTCCGGTGCCCGAAGGACCGACCACCAAGGGAGCACTGCGCCACGTCCTCGGCCACCTGCTCACCCCGCTGCTGATGTGCATCGGCATGGGCCTCGCCTACCTCGGCGCCTTCCACGCCCCCCAGCCCCACGACCTGCGCGTCGACATCGTCGGCTCCGGACCCCAGGCCCAGGTCCTCGCGCAGACCGTCCACGACAAGGGCGCCGGCGCCCTCGACGTCCGCACCGTCCCCGACCGCGCCGCCGCCACCGCCGCCCTGCGCGACCGGTCCAGCTTCGGCGCCTACATCCCCGCAGCGGACAGCAGCACCCCCGAACTCCTCGTCGCCTCCGCCTCCTCCGACACCAGCGCCATGGCCGTCGAGAAGGTCTTCACCAAGGTCGCCGCCACCCGCGGCGACCCGCTCAAGGTCACCGACGTCGCCCCCGTCGCCTCCGGCGACCCCACCGGCCAGGGCATCTTCTTCCTCCTGGTCGCCCTCAGCATCGGCTCCTACGCCTCCGTCGCGGTCATCGGCGGCGCCGGAGCCGTCCTGCCCATGCGCATCAGGGCCCTCCTCGCCGCCGGCATGTCCCTCGTCGTCAGCCTCATCGGCACCGTCTTCGCCGGGCCCCTCTTCCACCTCGTCGACCACGGCCTCGGCGGCGTCTGGGCCCTCTCCTGGCTGTACTGCGCCGGCATCCTGCTGATCGGCGTCGGACTCCACACCTTCCTCAAGCGCTGGACCACCCTCGGCGTGATGGTGCTGTTCGTGATGCTCAACTTCACCAGCTCCGGTGGCATCTACCGGCCCGAACTCCAGCCCGGCTTCTTCGGCTCCTTGCACGCCTTCTGGAACGGCGCCGGCTTCGTCGAAGGCGTCCGCGGCCACGTCTACTTCGACGGCCACGCCCTCGGCGGCAACGTCCTCGTCCTCACCCTCTGGCTCCTCGCCGGCATCGCCCTGACCGTCACCGCCGGCCTCACCGAAGCGCGTCGCCACCCCGCCCCCGGGACCGACGAGCGGGCCACGGCCCGCGCCGGGCAGGAAACGGAGCAGGAGATGGAGGAGGAGATGGAGGAAGCGGTCGCCGTCTGACCTGCCGAAACAGAGTTGTCCACAGGCCGTTGTCCACAGGGGCAGACGGCCTCGTGGACCCGGCGGTACCGTCAGGGCCAGTCGACACAGCCGATGCCGACAGGACAGTGAACGGCGGGGGAGGGCGTCCCATGGACGACACCAGCACGGCGGTACCAGGACAGCGCGACCACACATGGGCCGACCGGCCCGCGGCCGGCCCGGCCCCAGCCGGTGCGTCCCCAGCCGGAGCGCCCACGCCCGGCGCGTGGACGGCCGACGCGGCCACGGGAGACAAGCCCGCCACCGGCGCTTCCCCGGCCGACCAGTCCGCGACCGGCGGCTCCGCCCGCCTGCCGCACGTCCCCGGCTTCGCCCGCCGCTCCGCCGACGGAGCCGCCGCCACCGCCAAACAGCGAGGCAAGGAACTCCGCCAGGACCTCCCCCGCTCCGCCCACGCCACCCTCCACCTGGCCGCGGACCGGCCCGACGCCCCCAGCGCGGTCGAAGAGTCCAACCACGGCCGCGTACCCGGCCTCACCCCCATCAGGGTCGGCAGGATGGCCGCCAGCCCCTTCGCCTTCCTCCGCGGCGCCGCCGGCCTCATGGCCCACGACCTCACCGGCTCCCCCGTCACCGGCATCGCCACCCAGATATGCGGCGACGCCCACGCCGCCAACTTCGGCCTCTACGGAGACGCCCGCGGCGGGCTCGTCATCGACCTCAACGACTTCGACGAGACCGTCGTCGGGCCCTGGGAATGGGACCTCAAGCGGCTCGCCACCTCCCTCGTCCTCGCCGGACGCGAAGCCGGCGCCGATGAGGACACCTGCCGGGCCGCCGCCTTCGACACCGTC
It encodes:
- a CDS encoding response regulator transcription factor, yielding MIADDEPLIRAGIRMILTSDPQIEVVAEAVNGREAIDLARAHAADVVLLDIQMPVLDGLSALPELRRAAPMTKVIVLTTFGERENVLRALEHGGAGFLLKDTAPAELIRAVRAAAAGDAYLSPAATRHVVEQLASGREAARAEEARRRLTALSEREREVLALLGEGLSNADAGRRLHMSEATVKTYVSRILAKLNCENRVQAALLARDARL
- a CDS encoding MarR family winged helix-turn-helix transcriptional regulator, with the translated sequence MSEGGRETSLDTIQRELTAFARRARAAAARLHPELPLVSYTLLAHIDDRHGCRATDLAAHYLLDKSTVSRQVAALEKLGLVERRPDPDDHRVQVLHPTEAGTQVLASTQASRLAAYEERLKDWSPEDLAAFASYLLRYNAAGDTDAPAAPARSAHEEP